TCCGTGAAACCCGTGTTCACGAAGCCCTGCAGGTTGTCGACCCTGGGGTACCCGTCGCCGCCGGAGGCCAGGTAGCTGTCCGTGGCCACGGTGTACATGCGCCCGGCTTCCAGCGGCGCGCCGTTCACGACCACGTCGTCGACGCGCCCCCCGCGCAGCGTGAAGCCCACCCCGCCGAACTGCGCGAAGCCCCCGGAACCGGGCGGCAGGGACGCCGTCAGCCGCAGGTATTCGGCCAGTTCCGCCCCGGTCATGTCCACGGTGCAGACGATATTCCCGAAAGGCTTCACGGTCAGCACGTCCTTGTAGGTGATCGGCCCGGCCGCGAGCCCGGCGCGGATGCCGCCGGAATTCATGACCACGGCGTCGGCCCCTGTCTTGTCCATGACGGCCCGGCAGGTCAGGGAGCCCAGGGCGGTCTGGGTGCTGCGCATGACGGCGCGGTCGGCGGCGAAATCGCCGGCGGCGCGGCCGATGACCGCGCGCAGGGCGTCCTGCCCCTTCTCCTGGAAGGGCGCGAGCAGAGCCAGCATGTCCGGGTCCTCGGGGACAGCTTCGCCGCCCAGGTTCACGGGCAGCAGAGACCCGCCGGTCAGGCGCACCCGGCTCCCTTCAAGGCGCAGATCGACCTGCCCCACGTATCTGCCGTACTCCCCGGCCTGGACGATGACGGTGCCGTTCTCGATCACCGGGGCGTCCAGCCGCGTATGCGAGTGGCCGTCGACGATGAGGTCGATGCCTGGCACGGCACGAGCCAGGATCTCGGACCCCGTCTGCGGAATGCCGGGCAGCTCGCTTTCGGCGTAGCCGAGGTGGGCCAGAGCGACGACCACGTCGGCCTGGCGGCGCAGCTGCGGGACAAGTTCGCGGGCCTCGTCCACGGCCGGACGAAAGGTCAGGCCCCTGATGTGCTCCGGGTTGCCGACAATGGCCGTGGTTTCGGTGGTCAGACCGAACACGGCCACCGTCAGGCCGGACAGCCTGAACAGATGGTAGGCGGGAAAGAGGCGTTGTCCCGAGGCGTCGTAGATGTTGGCCGCCAGCAGCGGGAAATTCATCCACCCCTGCTGCCTGCGCAGCACGTTGAGGGAGTTGTCGAACTCGTGGTTGCCCACGGCCATGGCGTCGTAGCCCATGGCGTTCATGCCGCGGATGTCCGGCTCGGCGTCCAGCATGTCGGATTCGGGCACGCCGGTGTTGACGTCCCCGGCATCGAGCAGAAGCACATGTCCGCCCCCGGCCGCCGTCTCGGCCCGCACCCGGTCGACCACGGTCTTGCGCGCGGCCAGGCCGTATTCTCCTTTGGAGTTCTTCCAGAAGCGGCCGTGATGGTCGTTGGTGTGCAGGATCGTCAGGGTCTGGGGCGCAGCCGGCCCATCGTGCTGCAGCGCGGCGCAGCCGCACAGGAGCAGGACGGCCAGGGTCGGGATGAGTCGAAACAGCTTGTGGAAACGCATGTGATGCCTCCGTTCACATGAGGACGCCGACCATGGCGCCGGTCATCATGGTGGCCAGGACACCGGCCAGAACGGACCGCGCCCCCAGTTCGACGATCTCACCGGCCCGTTCCGGAGCGATGCGGGTCAGACCGCCGATGAGGATGCCCAGGCTCCCGACATTGGCGAACCCGCACATGGAATAGGTCATGATCAGGGTGCTGCGCCCGGACAGGGTCCCGGCCGGCA
This sequence is a window from Desulfomicrobium escambiense DSM 10707. Protein-coding genes within it:
- a CDS encoding bifunctional UDP-sugar hydrolase/5'-nucleotidase; protein product: MRFHKLFRLIPTLAVLLLCGCAALQHDGPAAPQTLTILHTNDHHGRFWKNSKGEYGLAARKTVVDRVRAETAAGGGHVLLLDAGDVNTGVPESDMLDAEPDIRGMNAMGYDAMAVGNHEFDNSLNVLRRQQGWMNFPLLAANIYDASGQRLFPAYHLFRLSGLTVAVFGLTTETTAIVGNPEHIRGLTFRPAVDEARELVPQLRRQADVVVALAHLGYAESELPGIPQTGSEILARAVPGIDLIVDGHSHTRLDAPVIENGTVIVQAGEYGRYVGQVDLRLEGSRVRLTGGSLLPVNLGGEAVPEDPDMLALLAPFQEKGQDALRAVIGRAAGDFAADRAVMRSTQTALGSLTCRAVMDKTGADAVVMNSGGIRAGLAAGPITYKDVLTVKPFGNIVCTVDMTGAELAEYLRLTASLPPGSGGFAQFGGVGFTLRGGRVDDVVVNGAPLEAGRMYTVATDSYLASGGDGYPRVDNLQGFVNTGFTDADVLRAFIARHSPLDPAAYAPTGAVRRE